In Lolium rigidum isolate FL_2022 chromosome 3, APGP_CSIRO_Lrig_0.1, whole genome shotgun sequence, the genomic window GTATAGAGATGGATTGACTGTATTGAAATCGAGTGGGCCGGTATGGATGGATTTTACTACAAATCAAACTACCATAATTTTAAAGTTTGTATTAGCCCACAAGGTGGAACCCACGTATCGAAATACTTTCTTCTTCCTCACCTGCTCGTCCTTTCACTTATCCCGCCCATCTTGCCCCAAATATCATGGACATTTTCCTCCACGAAGTCATGTCCTACCTATGCTATCCTTAAAAAAATGTTGGGAGGGATCTGGATTAGAGCCAGCGACGGCCGGATCCATACGTCTTCTTGCATCCTTTGCTATTTCATTTCCTCTTCTTGAGAAAATCATCCACCCAAGTATTTTCCACAAAATTGATAAGTCACACATAATATATCACTGCCTGTCATCTTAACATTGTCAGTTATGCGAATATAAATGATGAGActcacatgagaatatgatgaagTAAAACACAACACAACAGCCAACATAGTCTTAGAGACCGATGCAAGCAATAAACAAGATGTAATGATATATATACAAGATGTGAAGTGTGGTATTGTGGTCACAACTCAAAAATTTCCAACACGAAAACTGAAAGTATCGAAATCAAACTACCCTaattttaaattttgtattagCCCCTAAGGTGCAACCCACGTATCGAAATACATTCTTCTTCCTCACCTGCTCGATTTTCACTTTTCCCGCCCATCTTGCCCCAAATATCAGGGACATTTTCCTCCGCAAAGTCATGTCCTACCTCTGCTATCCCTAAAGAAATGTTGGGAGGGATCTGGATTAGAGTCAGCGATGGCCGGATCCACACGTCTTCTTGAATCCTTTTCTATTTCATTTCCTCTTATTGAGAAAATCATCCACCCAAGCGAGAGCACAATATTTTCCACAAAATTGATAAGTCACACATAATATATCACTGCATGTCATCTTAACATTGTCAGTTATGCGAATATAATGATTAGActcacatgagaatatgatgaagTAAAACACAACGCAACAGCCAACATAGCCTCAGAGACCGATGCAAGCAATAAACAAGATGTAATGATATCTATACAGGATGTGCAGTGTGGTATTGTGGTCACAACTCAAAAATTTCCAACACGAAAACTGAAAGTAGCTGCGACGTTGCAATGCTTGAACAATTAATCAAAATCACTTGTACGGTCTAAATAAGAGACAAGGCGCGATCAAAACCCACATATGGAGCATACCTTATTGGAGCCAGGGAAGGATGCCATGATTGATATGGCTCGCCAATCTCTGGGTGCTAATCAGATCGGTCGATGGGAATGATCGGCGAGGATAAACACACTGCCAGCGAGGGCGGTGTCTCGTGGACATATTGTCGGGCGACGATGAAGCACAGGGGCTAGGAGGCCGAGATCCTCTCAATCGCAACCAACATGTGTTTACGGCGAGTTTATCTTGACATGTCGCCATTGCATCGTGCATGGACGCTGGACATGTGGATGTTTTTTAAGAGACAGGAAAATCACGGGGAGTGGATTAGGGTGGAGCGTAAAACCAGGTGTGTATTGAGGAGTAGATTAGACAGGAGAAAATTGCTTTCCTTGTTATTTTAAATTCCCATGACTCACGATCTCCTAATTGTTTTGGAAGATAATATACTTCCATAAATGTTGGTTACCATAGTCTTTGACGTGATTAGATCTCCTAACTCTTGATGGGCGTTTTTTGAGATGATGGACGGCTGTGATTTtctgaatgtttgatgtcaaagcgcacaccatccccaactcgaatataatagtaaagattgtaCAGTCTAAATAAGAGACAAGGTGCGATGAAAACCCACATATGGAGCATACCTTATTGGAGCCAGGGAAGGATGCCATGATTGATACGGCTCGCCAATCTCTGGGTGCTAATCAGATCGGTCGATGGGAATGATCGGCGTGGATAAACACACTGCCAGTGAGGGCGGGGTCTCGTGGACATATTGTCGGGCGACGATGAAGCACAGGGGCTAGGAGGCCGAGATGCTCTCAATCGCAACCAACATGTGTTTACGGCGAGTTTATCTTGACATGTCGCCATTGCATCGTGCATGGACGCTGGACATGTGGATGTTTTTTAAGAGATAGGAAAATCACGGGGAGTGAATTAGGGTGGAGCGTAAAACCAGGTGTGTATTGAGGAGTAGATTAGGCAGGAGAGAATTGCTTACCTTGTTATTTTAAATTCCCATGACTCACGATCTCCTAATTGTTTTGGAAGATAATATACTTTCATAAATGTTGGTTACGTCTTTGACGTGATTAGATCTCCTAACTCTTGACGGGAGTTTTTTGAGATGATGGACGGCTTGGATTTtctgaatgtttgatgtcaaagtgcacaccatccccaactcgaatataatagtaaagaatgTATGTATTGAGGAGTAGATTAGGCAGGAGAGAATTGCTTGCCTTGTTATTTTAAATTCCCATGACTCACGATCTCCTAATTGTTTTGGAAGATAATATACTTCCATAAATGTTGGTTACCATAGTCTTTGACGTGATTAGATCTCCTAACTCTTGACGGGCGTTTTTTGAGATGATGGACGGCTGGGATTTtctgaatgtttgatgtcaaagtgcacaccatccccaactcgaatataatagtaaagattttgaGATGATGGACGGCTTGGATTTtctgaatgtttgatgtcaaagtgcacaccatccccaactcgaatataatagtaaagaatgTATGTATTGAGGAGTAGATTAGGCAGGAGAGAATTGATTGCCTTGTTATTTTAAATTTCCATGACTCACGATCTCCTAATTGTTTTGGAAGATAATATACTTCCATAAATGTTGGTTACCATAGTCTTTGACGTGATTAGATCTCCTAACTTTTGACGGGCGTTTTTTGAGATGATGGACGGCTGGGATTTTctaaatgtttgatgtcaaagtgcacaccatccccaactcgaatataatagtaaagatgaaAAATGCACCTAATGACACAGTGTGTTGTAGACTAACACCCTAGACACACATTCACGCCACACAAATATACACGCATCAAATCTTTTCTTCCGGATCACATGTCCATGGACTCAATTCGCACCTCAACATTGAATAAAGAGGTTTCAAGTTGTCAAAAGAAGAAGGTTATGCCTCATTAATTGGAATAAGTTGCATAAAGACGTCGGCGGATCAGAAAAGGGGTCGTATATACTGTACTACTACCTATAGACTGATATTTCGCGTCATTTTAGCGATCGTGCATATCCTTGGCGTGGTAGTAGAATGAGGAAGACCCGGTCAATCACGATCGATTCAAATTAACGCCTATCTGAATTAAGTGCCGTTGATTGTTTCCATGTTTCTAGAGATTTTAGGTGTAACCTACCATATAGATAGCGCATGATTAAGTAGGATCCGATTCGTCTACCTGTGTAGCGTGATTCTTTGTCGTGCCTGTAATCGCGATAATGTCATGTCCACCGTCTCCTTCCTCCTCTGCCGTCGGTGGTGGTGCCGCTGCCGTGCTGCCACCGCAGAGCGCATCGACCATTGTGTCGCAGAGCGGCAGGCCCTTCGGCACCTCGTTGGTCGTCCAGGTGGACGGGTACTCCCGCCGGACCCAGGTTCCTGGCAGCGGCGTAAACATGAGCAGCTACGCTGTCGGGCATTGCCAGTGGCGGCTGAAGATCTACCCCTACGGAAAGAGTTCATCCGACGCCGGATGGGTCTCCGTGTACCTGGAGCTTCACGATAGCTACCTCCACGACGGCGAGACAGTCATGGCGCAGTTCAGCATCAGCCTGCTCGACCGGGTTGGGGAGCCGGTGCCTTTGTACAGCAAAAACAGCCGCACGCTCCTGGCCTTCGCTTCCAAACAAGAAAATGGTTATCCCCGTTTCATCCCGGGCTATGTGGTGAAGAGGTACCTAAGAGAGGATGACAGTTTCAGACTGAAATTCCAAGTCGTCGTCCACAACATGTACGGGCGGCCCACCCGCGCCCCGAAAACCGTCGTGGTGCCGCCGTCCGGCCTGCGGCGGCATCTCCTTGACCTCCTGAGGAGCAAACGGGGTGCGGACGTGACGTTCGAGGTCGGTGGCGAGCTCTTCGTGGCGCACAGGTGCATACTCGCCGCTCGTTCCTCCGTGTTCATGGCGGCGCTCTTCGGCCCGATGGCGGAGAGCGCCACGCCCACGGCGCGGGTGCGGGTGGACGACATGGAGCCGAGAGTGTTCGAGGCCATGCTGGAGTTCATCTACACCGACGACTGGCCTGCAGAGGTAGTGGTAGATCCAACAAGCGACAACAAGGTGGAGATGGCCCAGCACCTGCTGGTGGCGGCGGACAGGTATCTCCTCGATAGGCTAAAGTTGACGTGCGAAGCCATGCTGTGTGACACCATTGACAGGCGCACGGTGGCGACCGTCATGACGCTAGCCGAGCAGCACGGCTGCCGCGGTCTAAAGGAGGCCTGCTTCAACTTCCTCCACCGGATTCCGGGCAACCTGGAGGCGGTCATGGCGAGCGAGGGCTATCAGCACATGGAGGCGAGCTGCCCCTCcctcgtcaaggaaatcatgaacCAGGCCACGGCCATGTCCGGGTCGCACGTTCTGGAGATCGATGGCTACTATCGAGCCACAGGGCTCCTCCGCAACGGCGGCAGCGTCATGTCCATCATGTTCGCCGCGGGAGGATGTCGCTGGCGTATCCAGTACTACCCGGACGGCCATAGCTCGGGGGACGCCGGCTGGATATCCATGTTTCTCGTGCTTTGTGATGACGACGGCGACAACGGAGCCACCGTTCAAGCGCGGTATCAGATCAGTTTGCTCGACCTTGACGGAAACCCAGTAGAGTGGTGCCGCATCGGTAGCGGAGGGACGCCTGTGGAATTCCCCGGCCAAGGACGAGGCGGTACACTCGTCCAGAGGAAGATGTTGGAGGTATGTGGCTGCCTCAAAAGAGATGGTTTCAGGGTCAGGTGTGATATCACCGTTGTTGGCAGCCCAGCGACCACCCTGCAGGACCAGGAGATGAGCGACGGTGGCATGGAGCTCAAGCAAGAACGGCCCAAGCGCATCGTCCAGCCCAACAGGAAGTACGTGAGCGATGACTGGACCAGGTGAAGCAGCACACGCCACGTACTGCAGCAGCTACACCTGAATCATCCTCGGCAAGGCGGCGGCGGAACTGGTTTCCCTGTGTAATGCACGCAGGTGATAGCGGAATAAATCTTCAGCTTGGTCAATTACTTCTTTGCTTTTATGCAAACGactctttttcttgttttctgtttTGTTGACAAACCGTGTGCTCAAGAAAATTTGATGATATGCAATGAAATACTCCTAGTTCGCATGCGAGGCTGTCCGTCCGTTTCCATGTATGCTTTTCGTTTGCTCCTGTCAGCGCCTCCGATTGGGGAAACAAACTGAGGCAAGTGAATTACTGAACAGAGCAAATGCTCCGCAACTGCGCCATGCGCAAGAGCTTGTGTAACATCCAATTATTCCAATACAGATGATTTCctctctgatttttttttatcttgtaGTGATGCGCTGTATGCCGCATCGCTTGTCGCAAAGAATGCCCCTCGTGCATAGCGCTTGATTTCTAGTCTCGTAGCTTCATAATAATTTTGCAACGATGGTGGTGGCCAAGATTTGGTTGCGGCAAGgtcatgttagtcggctccgttctGGTATGTCCGAATGTCTTCGTGTTGACCTCCTCTTGttgtgaagtcgaagctgcccCTGGACGGTGTATgcagggccggctctggcccagggcaagaagtgcgacggcCCAGGGCCCAATCGAAACGGGGGCCCATTATTTCTGTCACAGTGCATATAGAAAAAggtagaagaaaaaaaattaagcTCATCTAGCATGCACACAGCTTAAATTGAGCCCATTTATAGAATTTGCCCTAGGGCCCTCCAAATCCTAGAGCCGGCCCTGGGTGTATGATGACCTTTAAGGGACGGTCCGGTGAAGGTCCTATTTGGTGCTtgtcttgcgcatctcctctccCAGGCTCGTCTTCAGAATCGAAGCTGCCGGTCTCTCCTCGAAGGGCCATCTATTTAGCATAGGCCGACTTGAGCTTCTTCTGTAGCTTTTATGGGTAGCCAGGATGGCTAGGTGTGCCCTTGTGGCGGTGTGTGTGGCTGTGGGGGTGCTTTTGGCACCGTTGCTGTTGGtttcgcccgattttctcctaaaaaaccAGGCACCTTCTGCTCAATGAATGGATgaagcaaagcttttgcctccgttttaaagaaaaaaaaattgcaaagCTTCCGCATAATTTCCTTCGAATTGAGCCAACATCCATTATAGCCGTTCATTCTATTCAAAAAGTCTCAGTTGCAAAACCGTACATGAGGTTTTCATCTCATACGGCTCCTCCCTTTTGTACATAGTACTAAGCGAAATAATCTACAGAATAACAATATAATTAGTCTTATATGAGGTTGGATTTACTTTACAAGAATCACTGACCACGAGGAGCAAAAATATGAACCATGCCAGGTTCAAAATTGTGAAGTATTGAATAGTAGCATCAAAATGCACCCAAAAATTTAGGGCCTTGTTGCATCATATGAATTCCCATACATGGTCGCTTAAATCTGTGGCTTGCATCATCTGAATTCCCATACATGGTCGCTAAAATCTCTGGCTTAAACAGTTGTGCAGAAAATGGCAAACAATAACAtacaaaaaagaaagatagagaaaggaACTAAGAAAATAAAAGGTAACAAGAGTTCAATTTACCTCTGTGCTATTGTTTTGAATTAATCAAGCCAATCGCTTTCAGTGGCAAAATCTGAGCTTAAACACCATGTCAATACTCACACTTTCACCAGCAAGGAGAACTCTAaagaattcgcaaaaaaaaaaggagaactcCAAAGAGATGGAGCTCTAGAAGGATTTTCCAATTCTCATGTTGATGCTGTCGCATTTCACAATACTAATGCATTAAATAATAAGTAGCAGGAAAAAGTGCTGGAGCCTAAATGTTGGGTTTACCATAGAGGCATAAACCTCAACTAGTAAAAATAAAGTTATGTGCCATCAATCTAACCAATGAAACGTGGGGTGCTACTATGTGCCACAAAACTATCACTGAATTCACTTCGATAATCAAATTTCGGTCGCACATTAATAGCGAAATACAAGAAACCTAGTGCACTATGTTTCTCGCTATGGTATGGGATAGCTCTACTACACCGCAAAGAAATCAAGGtaccaaaacaaacaaaaatgcaGTCGCGCAGGTTTAGGGATCATAACGGTGTTGCGGAGCTGCGCCTCGATCACGTTGAAGTCTTTACGTAGTCTATATGTTAGCTTAATTTTTCCTGAAGAGTGTTTGACTTAGCATAAGCCAGTTGATTAGTTTTCTAATCAGCTTGGACATGCACGTCAGTTAGAGTCCTAGCTATCTAGCTTGTCTAGACCGGTTAGTAGTCCTTGTCTTAGTTCGGATGGAATCCGATAAGTACTCGTATGCTAGCAAGCAGATTTGATATGTGTACCGAGTCCTAGTTTGAGTAGGTTTATTAGGTAGGTGGTCAGGTTTTGCGTGCATAAAAGCGCACTGAAGGTCGTGTGTAAGTAAGTAAGTTGTACCGCAAGAGTTATGTTGAGaaataaagaagaagaaaaaatagaGGTTGCGACTATAAGTTTTCGTGTTCTTCTAGTTCTGTTGTGATCAGTCTGTGGGAGAATCCCAACACTCTAACCTAACAGCCATGTCCAAGTCCGGTCCATCTTCCGATGGGAAGAACAGCGGCGATGCGCGGTCGAGCTCCTCGTCGGCCATCGTCGCCAAGACCGTAGTCGGGTCGCATGACCTCAAGATAAAAGGATACTGCCTAACTAAGAGGCTCGGCAACGGAAAATTCATCACATCTGAAACCTTCGCCGTGGGAGGCCATCGCTGGTATCTGAGATACTACCCCAACGGATGGCGCTCGTCCGACATCGGCTGGGTAAGCTTTATCCTGTTTCTCGACGACAATGACGCCAGCGGAGTCACCGCAGAATACAAGGTTACTCTGCTCGATCAGCACGGGAACCCAGTGCCTTTGTACATGAAAGGCACGCGTAAGACCTTCTCCAGCAAAAAAGCACCTGAAAATTCCCATGCAATCATCTCACACAGGGAGTTGGAGAGATCGGTTTACCTCAAGGATGATGTCTTCAGTATCAGGTGTGATCTCACCCTGCTAAGCATCTTAGCTGAGGTCGCCCCGCCGCTCGACGTGCCGGTGCCACCGTCCGACCTGCAGCTGCATTTCAGCCAGCTCCTCTCCGGCGGGGAGGGGACGGACGTGACGCTGGAGGTCGGCACCGAGACCTTTGCTGCGCACAGGTGCGTGCTCGCTGCTCGGTCGTCAGTCTTCAGGGCGGTGTTCCTCGGCTCGATGAAGGAGAAGGCGGACGCTCGTGTTCGCATCGAGGATACGGAAGCTAATGTCTTCAAGGCCATGCTCCACTTCATCTACACAGACTCGCTGCCACTTGTAGAGGAGAGCGACGCAGTTGTCATGGCTCAGCATTTGCTTGTAGTGGCGGATAGGTATAACCTCGAGAGGCTAAAGTGTATCTGTGATGCCACACTGCGCCGCTACATGGACACTACCACCACAGCGACTACACTGGCGCTAGCCGAGCAGCATGGTTGCCACGGACTCAAGGATGCATGCCTCAAGTTCCTCGCTTCTCCAGGCAACTTCAAGGAAGTCATGGCGAGCGACGGCTTTGTGCATCTCATGAAAAGCTGCCCTTCTTTACACAAGGAGCTGGCTGCAAATCTCCCCTCCTCCTAGATAACTTAGCCTACAAATTCATCTTTCTTAGGAGAGGTTAATGGAATTGTACTACAACTAGTAGTTATTGTCACAAGAACTCAGTATATCATACCATTGCTACATTTAGTCATGCAACTTATATTTGTCCAATTCAAATGCTGAACTATAAACCTTTTAGAGATTAGCTCCTGTTTCTTACAATAAACTAaattagcaaaagtgcccgtgcgttgcaccgggagagaaATATAAAATGCAGGGCTACAACTAAAAACTCATCTGTGAAAAATAAAAGTTCATATGTTCCCTCGTCGTTGCTCCATGACTGTTGAGGAGCAACGACATTACAAAAAAGAAATGTACTACTACATGAAACATTTTCTATATTCATAGATCCCATATAAGATGATGTGACAACTTTAATATTCTACTTTAGAAAAGTTATATCACAATTAAACAACAATTTGGGAAAATGAAaaacatggagcataaaaaaaatGTGACGTGCAAGGTAGCCACTCACGATTGACAGGTTGACAGATTGAGAACGATAGACAGATTGAGAACTGTTGAAAGTAGGCTTCACCTCTCTACgacaggaacattgcaaaactcaGGCATAACATGAGAGAGGAGATCTGCACTGCAGCAGCTTGCCTCCTTCCACGATTGCAGttgcacgcgtcgccggcgtcccCCCACCGAGCCGTGTGTGTACTGTTTCCTTCAAATGCCTGCTCTCCCCCGCAGCTAGTTGCATGTTGTGATGCTAGCTGCTGCTTTGTCAGGTGCTAGTCCTATAAATATATGATCATGAAATCTGAATATCAGCTTCTTCCCGTGTTCAGCTATAGTGGTGTCTTCCTCAGTTCACCTTGACCTTTTCTGAATCGTCGTCATATCTGATCGGGCTGGACGGTTGGGCGAATTAGAGGCGATTCTTCTCCTTTCTATGAACTTTCCCTCTGCCATGTAGGAAAATACACTGATTAGACATGTCAGAATCCTCTCCCAAATCTTTTAATCACGATTGAATCCCGAACCAACTGCATGCCATTGTGGTCGCCCAGCGGGACAGCCCAAGAAGCCACTGAATCCTCGTCCAAACTGCCTCCACCGAATACTCGCCCAAATCTTTCAATCTCGATTGAATCCCGACCACGAAGGGGAAAAGTCCATCTTGAAGGTTACTGCGTGCGTGGAGGAGCGGGCAAAACAGAGAGAGGGCTCGGGCGCGGCCCTCCGGCGCAGTCCCCTGCAGTTCTCAGGTCATCCATCGACTGTGGCATCCACGCCGCTGCCCCTTCTTTAATTATTTTAGACTTTACTATTATTTTGTTTTTAGTTAATCTACTGGCTAGTCATTGCTTCTCGTAATCACAAAATCACCTAGTTTTCTTTGAAGTCCAACTAACTTGAACATACTAAATCTATTTCAATAAGAATAAAGCATTCATGTGTGATAAGTATCTCGTGAAATATGGCAACATAAAGGATATGCAAGCATGGACGAATGATCGACTGAGCAATCTCACAACACAAAGGATTCTCCCAGCTTGATTTCTATCCATCGGTAGGCCCTTCCAGAAACGACATTTCTCTCGGTGAGAGATCTGAATTCTGAAACCTGGGTCAGAAAAAAACAGCTGTCTCATTCGTTTGCAGGTCAACATCAAAGTGTGGAGTCCCGGCCACGCACGGTCATCTTGCCGGCCGGCGGTCGCCATTGCACTCGGGAACAACACCTATAGCAAGATACACCACAGCAACTGGGCTCTCGCTGTAAACCTCTGCTTTTTTCCGTGCACAATTGGTACACTCTCTCTGGTCCTCAGCTTGTTGCAGAGCGCTCTCCTCCCCTCTAGGCTGCGACCTCCGTGGTCACTCGCTCTGGCTCTCTGCGCCGCTGCAGGCCTCGTTCGGTTCTGAGGGAGTCAAAACCCACGTGGGACTGACCCGGGCGGGATTTGGGTGATCCCGAATCGCCACCCCAACCCCCAGTAATTCCTCTCCCCGTACCCCCTACTTCTAATTGCTATTCGGTTAATCCCCTGACGGgaagcagcagcaagcaacacAAACgataagcagcagcagcagcaacatgcAGCGCACAGGGGTAAGCATGCGCACAAACAGCAATCTCACAAAGCATCAACCAAAATAAAAACATCAACTTTGACTCAGCATAATTTGCACCTGGCCATGTATAGCAATGAGAAAGCATCCGGATGAGACTTTTAAACTGAATTAGGCTGTTAAAAAACTGAATTAGACTTTGCTTCTACAGTTTCAGTTCATTCAGACGAGCAcaaagaaaaaatatttttaagagGAAAAACAACAAAATCCAGCAAATAAATATTTTGCTTCTCCGCAGTAAAGACACAGAAACTGATCCAATGTCCATCTTTTTCTGGAGCTTCTTCATGTAGAACTCTAGCTCTTCTCCCTCTATCATGTACCTACAATTTCAGAGAGAAGTATAAGCAAAATGCACAATACCCTATAAAAATACAAGCAATCACAGTTGCCCTGGAGGATGCATCATGCATAAGATGATCATGGCATGTTGTGCACCAGCGTACATGTACAGCCTCAATGCATCACTAGGCGAAGGTCCTCTATCTGGCTCAGATTAGGTATTGTTATCACAGTAACAAATATAAGCTAGCATATCAGTGTAGAAAAGCTTTAATATGAGCTAAAGTCCAAGGTAAGAGCAACTCAGTTTAGTTGCTTATGTGACTTAGACCTTAAAGGCCAACTCAGTTTAAGTAGATCAGTAATATGCAAGTATATCATTTCGTGGAAGCGAAAAACATAAGATGAGAATAGGGGCAAATAATTTAACTCACGCGCTCGAAGATCTGAGGCGACAGATTTCTCTAAAAATCTGAGGCGACAGACGGAACTAGGTATAAAATAACAGGCAACTACAGAGTGT contains:
- the LOC124695754 gene encoding BTB/POZ and MATH domain-containing protein 2-like, giving the protein MSKSGPSSDGKNSGDARSSSSSAIVAKTVVGSHDLKIKGYCLTKRLGNGKFITSETFAVGGHRWYLRYYPNGWRSSDIGWVSFILFLDDNDASGVTAEYKVTLLDQHGNPVPLYMKGTRKTFSSKKAPENSHAIISHRELERSVYLKDDVFSIRCDLTLLSILAEVAPPLDVPVPPSDLQLHFSQLLSGGEGTDVTLEVGTETFAAHRCVLAARSSVFRAVFLGSMKEKADARVRIEDTEANVFKAMLHFIYTDSLPLVEESDAVVMAQHLLVVADRYNLERLKCICDATLRRYMDTTTTATTLALAEQHGCHGLKDACLKFLASPGNFKEVMASDGFVHLMKSCPSLHKELAANLPSS